The Rhodospirillaceae bacterium genome contains a region encoding:
- a CDS encoding PspC domain-containing protein, which produces MSKKWDRIYLDKENAWVSGVCAGLARHFDWDVKIVRIGFFLGCWAWAPIFILSYIALAFFLDPLPTEDLDVDLKAMEEAAKPARPGSARRKFATTSERYQKLEERLRALESVVTSRAFQMDQELGRR; this is translated from the coding sequence ATGAGTAAGAAGTGGGATAGAATATATCTGGATAAAGAGAACGCCTGGGTCTCGGGCGTGTGCGCTGGCCTGGCGCGCCACTTCGATTGGGACGTTAAGATTGTTCGCATCGGCTTCTTTCTCGGATGCTGGGCGTGGGCCCCAATTTTCATCCTGAGTTATATCGCCCTGGCGTTCTTTCTTGATCCCCTGCCAACAGAGGATCTGGACGTCGATCTCAAAGCCATGGAAGAAGCGGCAAAACCCGCCCGCCCCGGATCAGCGCGCCGCAAGTTTGCAACCACGTCTGAGCGCTATCAAAAGCTTGAAGAAAGATTGCGCGCGCTGGAAAGCGTGGTGACGTCGCGGGCCTTTCAGATGGATCAGGAATTGGGCCGACGTTAG
- the pspA gene encoding phage shock protein PspA: MGIFSRLSDIVNSNLTNLLDRAEDPAKMIRLMIQEMEDTLVEVRSDAARLIAEKKEAARRIDRLTTAEDEWTTRATLALERDREDLAKAALVEKTKVVETAKIIAEDLAELDERLTGLDADISRLQNKLQEAKAKQQTLIARSSTAQSRLNVRETLYDGRADAALARFSSIEKKVDEMEGLVEAYDMGGKKSLAQEIAELEAESDIEDELAKLKASLSGADKTKTGKPNTTDDVKIA, encoded by the coding sequence ATGGGTATCTTTTCCCGCCTCTCCGATATCGTGAACTCGAACCTGACCAATCTGCTCGACCGTGCCGAAGACCCCGCCAAGATGATCCGCCTGATGATTCAGGAGATGGAGGACACCCTGGTTGAAGTGCGCTCAGATGCCGCCCGACTGATTGCGGAAAAGAAAGAAGCCGCACGCCGCATTGATCGCCTGACCACCGCCGAAGACGAATGGACCACACGCGCCACGCTGGCCCTTGAGCGGGATCGCGAAGACCTCGCCAAAGCGGCCCTGGTTGAAAAGACCAAGGTTGTTGAAACAGCGAAGATCATTGCTGAGGACTTAGCCGAACTTGATGAGCGGCTAACCGGCCTGGATGCAGACATCTCACGCCTGCAAAATAAGCTGCAAGAAGCGAAAGCGAAGCAACAGACGCTGATTGCCCGCTCTTCGACGGCACAGTCCCGGCTGAATGTGCGTGAGACCCTTTACGATGGCCGTGCCGATGCCGCCCTCGCCCGGTTCAGTTCGATTGAAAAAAAGGTCGACGAAATGGAAGGGCTGGTAGAAGCGTATGACATGGGCGGCAAGAAATCCCTCGCCCAGGAAATTGCTGAGTTGGAAGCCGAGAGTGATATCGAAGACGAACTGGCAAAGCTGAAAGCAAGCTTGTCGGGCGCTGATAAAACGAAAACCGGAAAGCCCAATACAACAGATGACGTAAAAATCGCCTAA
- a CDS encoding ABC transporter substrate-binding protein — MPVSSQADTTLRVAVQSLPAALGNVHRSTSSSELYSWAAMFDPLTLVAEDATVQPWLMESWEAVTPTTWHFRLRQDVTFHNGEPFNADAVVNTLSYLTSEAGRREALSRLTNSISEVRALDPYTVEISTQYPNLMLPAELGIIRIVAPKHWQDLGPEAFARDPVGTGPFKVETWRPGKISLSAFRAGWHSPGYDALELNQLSDPTSRTQGILADNLDIALVIGPDEIETLATSGHTHHVSRGVGAMGIAWLPQKGGPIADVRVRRALNFAINRDAYIAALLKGSTSAATQATPANALGWDPDLPAWTYDPEKAKSMLIDAGYGDGFNLVIELAAGGAAADTAIHQAIAQDLAKIGVGLEVRTITIPDMITKFTFGGWEGNGFNMDFNVKPSLDALRPFVGCLTRDLWHCRPELAERTQDAQAEWDPEKRLTLVRGLLKAYHDDPPMLYMHDTVMFDGLSKNVRGYNPVNLIINYRDLKPN; from the coding sequence ATGCCTGTTTCGTCTCAAGCAGACACAACATTGCGGGTGGCTGTCCAGTCTTTGCCGGCCGCGCTGGGCAACGTGCATCGTTCGACCAGTTCCTCTGAGCTATACTCTTGGGCCGCGATGTTTGACCCCCTCACCCTGGTTGCCGAGGATGCCACGGTGCAGCCGTGGTTGATGGAAAGCTGGGAGGCCGTGACCCCAACCACCTGGCATTTTCGCCTCCGCCAAGACGTGACCTTTCATAACGGTGAGCCCTTTAATGCGGACGCTGTTGTCAACACACTTAGCTATTTGACGTCTGAGGCAGGGCGGCGGGAAGCGCTTTCAAGGCTTACCAATTCTATTTCAGAGGTCCGCGCGCTTGATCCGTACACGGTTGAAATCAGCACCCAGTATCCCAACCTGATGCTGCCGGCCGAGCTTGGTATTATTCGCATTGTCGCGCCCAAGCACTGGCAAGATCTGGGGCCAGAGGCTTTTGCGCGCGACCCGGTTGGCACGGGCCCCTTCAAGGTGGAGACTTGGCGCCCTGGGAAAATCTCTCTGAGTGCCTTTCGTGCGGGCTGGCATAGCCCAGGGTATGACGCCTTAGAGCTCAATCAATTGAGCGATCCAACGTCGCGGACTCAGGGCATATTGGCTGACAATCTGGACATTGCCTTGGTCATTGGACCAGACGAGATTGAAACGCTGGCCACTTCGGGACACACCCATCATGTCAGCCGTGGCGTCGGTGCCATGGGCATTGCCTGGCTTCCACAAAAAGGCGGGCCTATTGCCGATGTGCGTGTGCGCCGGGCCCTAAACTTCGCGATCAACCGGGATGCTTACATCGCGGCCTTACTTAAAGGCAGCACATCTGCGGCCACACAGGCGACACCTGCGAATGCGCTGGGCTGGGATCCGGACCTTCCCGCATGGACCTATGATCCTGAAAAAGCAAAGTCCATGTTGATCGATGCTGGCTACGGCGATGGCTTTAACCTGGTCATTGAACTCGCGGCTGGCGGCGCAGCAGCCGATACAGCGATTCACCAAGCGATTGCCCAGGACCTAGCCAAGATCGGCGTTGGCCTTGAGGTGCGTACCATCACCATCCCTGACATGATCACGAAGTTCACATTTGGCGGATGGGAAGGCAATGGCTTCAACATGGACTTTAACGTCAAGCCAAGCTTAGATGCCCTGCGCCCGTTTGTCGGTTGCCTGACCAGAGATCTGTGGCACTGCCGCCCCGAATTGGCCGAGAGAACACAAGACGCGCAGGCGGAATGGGACCCAGAAAAACGCCTCACTTTGGTGCGCGGTTTGCTCAAGGCGTATCATGACGACCCACCTATGCTTTACATGCATGACACCGTGATGTTTGACGGTTTGAGCAAAAATGTGCGCGGGTACAATCCGGTTAATCTGATTATTAACTACCGTGATCTAAAGCCCAATTAA
- a CDS encoding TRAP transporter large permease has translation MEPPVIGGLVVAGMFVMIALHVPIGIAMAIAGFIGTGVIIGFEPAIALFGIEPSAAIASQELAIIALFLLMGNFAAAAGLSGDLYRLAQAFLGHRKGGLAMATVATCAGFGAVCGSSLATTATMTRIALPEMDKRGYARRLSTGSIAAGSTLGVIVPPSVLLVLYAILTEQFVTALFVAALGPALIAVFLYMITVFTYVKISPDSGPAAERVPWSERRQILKKSWGVVTLAVIVSGGIYSGLFTVNEAAAVGATVAIAFTALRGHLNRSVFFANLKETAASTALIYLIIIGASIFSYAITLSHLPDIIVSSIENLGLQPLLVILMLQAMYIILGAIFDTVAAMVITLPFVFPLITGMGYDPIWWGVINVVVMEMGMITPPIGLNVFVMHGMNKDVSLSTVYAGIWPFLLSDFVRLIILTLFPVLTLWLPKALGLM, from the coding sequence ATGGAACCTCCTGTCATTGGCGGCCTAGTCGTCGCCGGAATGTTTGTGATGATCGCGCTTCATGTGCCTATTGGCATCGCCATGGCCATTGCGGGGTTTATTGGAACGGGCGTGATCATCGGCTTTGAGCCTGCCATCGCGCTCTTTGGTATTGAACCTTCGGCGGCCATTGCCAGCCAGGAATTGGCCATCATCGCGCTGTTTCTGTTGATGGGAAATTTTGCCGCCGCAGCGGGTTTGTCCGGCGATCTGTACCGTCTTGCGCAGGCGTTCCTGGGGCATCGCAAGGGCGGACTGGCCATGGCGACTGTTGCGACCTGCGCTGGATTTGGTGCGGTCTGCGGTTCGTCCCTGGCGACCACGGCCACCATGACCCGCATTGCCCTGCCAGAAATGGACAAACGCGGCTATGCGCGACGCCTGTCAACGGGGTCCATCGCCGCTGGCTCTACGCTAGGGGTGATCGTGCCGCCCTCTGTGTTGCTGGTGCTTTACGCCATTCTCACAGAACAGTTTGTCACGGCGCTCTTTGTCGCCGCCCTCGGACCAGCGCTGATTGCTGTCTTTTTGTACATGATCACGGTGTTCACCTACGTGAAAATCTCACCAGACTCAGGCCCCGCGGCAGAGCGGGTTCCGTGGTCAGAGCGCCGCCAAATCCTCAAAAAAAGCTGGGGCGTTGTGACCCTGGCGGTGATCGTTTCTGGCGGTATTTACTCTGGTCTCTTTACGGTGAATGAAGCAGCCGCCGTGGGCGCAACCGTGGCCATTGCCTTTACCGCGTTGCGCGGGCATCTCAACCGCAGTGTATTCTTCGCCAATCTTAAAGAGACAGCCGCGAGCACAGCCTTGATCTACTTGATCATTATCGGCGCATCGATTTTCTCCTACGCCATTACGCTGTCACATCTGCCGGACATTATCGTCAGTTCGATTGAAAACCTCGGGCTTCAACCGCTTCTGGTGATTTTGATGCTGCAAGCCATGTACATTATTCTCGGGGCGATTTTCGATACGGTGGCGGCCATGGTGATCACGCTGCCGTTCGTGTTCCCGTTGATCACGGGCATGGGCTACGACCCCATCTGGTGGGGCGTGATTAACGTGGTGGTGATGGAAATGGGCATGATCACACCGCCCATTGGTTTGAATGTGTTTGTCATGCACGGCATGAATAAAGATGTGTCTCTCAGCACGGTCTATGCCGGCATTTGGCCGTTCTTGTTGTCTGACTTTGTCAGGTTGATCATTCTCACCTTGTTCCCTGTACTCACCCTGTGGCTGCCCAAAGCCCTGGGTTTGATGTAG
- the pspB gene encoding envelope stress response membrane protein PspB has protein sequence MDFLQFLFVPTILFITVLGPIWVTMHYRAKRREAQTLLSEENEALETLAEAADRMEKRIESLEKILDSEDANWKDKVQ, from the coding sequence ATGGATTTTCTACAGTTTCTATTCGTTCCGACCATTCTGTTCATCACCGTGCTCGGGCCGATTTGGGTGACCATGCATTATAGGGCAAAACGGCGTGAAGCGCAGACCTTGTTGTCTGAAGAAAACGAAGCGCTTGAGACTCTCGCAGAGGCCGCGGACAGAATGGAAAAACGCATTGAGTCGTTGGAGAAAATTCTCGACTCAGAAGATGCGAATTGGAAGGACAAAGTACAATGA
- a CDS encoding response regulator, with amino-acid sequence MKKFDKDKLAELDIYLGEPNEQVREGLRAMLRSEGLRRTRTFTRMDDLMNAMKERSPDLLIVADDMDPEIFQIVKDIRHHRIGRNPFIVISFMVNAEEDRAIKKAILAGADDVMIKPVAPGRLLERVSQLGTKRLPFIATTDYVGPERRRGDGSRPSKIRQLKVINTLQAKLEGKRVTSVDLARGVEHCMNEVMAAKLDSHGLRLGYVCNLILKAYDEKNVTKEVEENLIVLVTVLEDAAKTAKGVGEAELSAICVDLARQVEELAEKYEEPSASELALIRKLTKAFELAKGNSNVPPAPKPAPAPAQSGTSGGPTSPAPPAQKKAEPPENPGTGNGEGPGSKRAAAQ; translated from the coding sequence ATGAAGAAGTTCGACAAAGATAAGCTCGCGGAACTCGATATCTATTTGGGAGAGCCGAACGAGCAGGTGAGAGAAGGCCTGCGGGCCATGCTGCGTTCGGAAGGACTGCGCCGCACGCGTACCTTTACGCGCATGGACGACCTGATGAATGCCATGAAAGAACGGTCACCGGATTTGTTGATTGTTGCCGATGACATGGACCCCGAGATTTTTCAGATCGTTAAAGACATCCGCCATCATCGTATCGGCAGAAATCCGTTCATTGTCATTAGCTTCATGGTCAATGCGGAAGAAGATCGCGCGATTAAGAAAGCCATTCTGGCCGGGGCGGATGACGTCATGATCAAGCCTGTCGCCCCGGGGCGTTTGCTTGAGCGAGTTAGTCAACTTGGGACCAAGCGTCTGCCATTTATTGCGACAACAGATTACGTGGGGCCTGAGCGGCGACGCGGTGACGGCAGCCGCCCGTCTAAAATTCGTCAACTTAAAGTCATCAACACCCTTCAGGCTAAGCTGGAAGGCAAGCGGGTGACATCCGTCGATCTTGCGCGTGGCGTCGAACACTGCATGAACGAAGTCATGGCTGCGAAGCTGGACTCACATGGTTTGCGTTTGGGCTATGTGTGCAACCTGATCCTAAAGGCTTATGACGAGAAAAACGTCACCAAAGAGGTTGAAGAAAACCTTATCGTTCTGGTCACCGTGTTAGAGGATGCGGCAAAAACCGCGAAAGGCGTCGGTGAAGCAGAACTCTCAGCTATTTGTGTTGATTTGGCGCGTCAGGTCGAAGAACTGGCCGAGAAATACGAGGAGCCATCAGCGAGTGAACTTGCTCTTATTCGCAAGCTGACGAAGGCCTTTGAATTAGCAAAAGGCAATTCTAACGTCCCCCCAGCTCCAAAACCCGCGCCCGCCCCAGCTCAATCGGGGACCTCTGGTGGGCCAACGAGCCCGGCCCCGCCGGCACAAAAGAAGGCTGAACCGCCCGAAAACCCTGGCACGGGCAATGGCGAGGGTCCAGGCAGCAAGCGCGCAGCGGCCCAATAG
- a CDS encoding ATP-binding cassette domain-containing protein, which yields MAAPPLLTLQDIHLTFGGAPVLQGAELMVMPEETVCLVGRNGSGKSTLLKIAAGLIDFEGGERFVQPGATVRYLPQEPDLTGYSTTLGYVEEGLEDGDDPYRALYLLEQLGLTGEEEPAHLSGGERRRAALARILAPRPDVVLLDEPTNHLDLPTIEWLQKELKSLRRALVLISHDRRFLEDLSQATVWLDRGQTRRLNKGFSHFEAWRDEIIDQEDRTQQKLDRKIVREEHWLRYGVSGRRKRNVRRLESLHTLRQDRREHRGRVGNVNLQVGESDASSKMVIEAKDISKSFDGLTVIENFSVRIQRGDRVGIVGPNGAGKTTLLNMLTGGLKPDTGRVRMGTFLDLATMDQNRDALDPKWTVKQALTGDSGDNVDVQGTPRHVIGYMKDFLFSPDMVNTPITVLSGGERGRLMLARALAKKSNLLVLDEPTNDLDLETLDLLQELLADYEGTVLLVSHDRDFLDRVVTSVIASDSPGHWLDYAGGYSDMIAQRGSGVEDMDSARGVAAEQKSKSKGAKRSKTNANSGSSGTRRKLSFKDKFALESLPKEMAGLQTRMTDLQAHLTDPGFYARDPDGFTKATAELEAAEARLAAAEEEWLALELLREEVERS from the coding sequence ATGGCCGCGCCTCCTTTACTCACCCTACAAGATATTCACCTAACCTTTGGCGGAGCCCCTGTTCTGCAAGGGGCTGAATTGATGGTTATGCCCGAAGAGACGGTGTGTCTCGTGGGGCGCAATGGCTCCGGCAAATCCACCTTGCTTAAAATTGCGGCAGGCTTGATTGACTTTGAGGGCGGCGAACGTTTTGTGCAGCCGGGGGCTACGGTGCGGTATTTGCCGCAAGAGCCAGATCTGACGGGCTACAGCACCACGCTTGGCTATGTGGAAGAAGGTCTGGAAGATGGCGATGATCCCTATCGGGCGCTTTATCTGCTTGAGCAACTCGGACTGACAGGAGAAGAGGAGCCAGCCCATTTGTCAGGTGGGGAGCGCCGCCGCGCCGCCCTGGCGCGAATCCTCGCCCCCCGACCGGATGTCGTTCTTCTGGATGAGCCAACCAACCATCTCGATCTTCCGACGATTGAGTGGTTGCAGAAAGAACTCAAAAGTCTGCGACGCGCACTTGTGCTGATCAGTCACGACCGTCGCTTCCTGGAAGATTTATCGCAGGCAACCGTATGGCTGGACCGTGGGCAAACCCGGCGTTTGAACAAGGGGTTCTCGCATTTCGAAGCTTGGCGCGATGAGATCATTGATCAGGAAGACCGCACCCAGCAAAAACTCGATCGTAAAATTGTGCGCGAAGAGCATTGGTTGCGCTATGGCGTCAGTGGTCGGCGCAAGCGCAACGTGCGGCGGTTGGAGTCTCTGCATACCCTCCGGCAAGACCGGCGCGAACATCGCGGCCGTGTTGGCAACGTCAATCTTCAGGTTGGCGAGTCTGATGCCTCAAGCAAAATGGTGATTGAGGCCAAAGACATTTCAAAGTCCTTTGACGGCTTAACCGTGATTGAGAATTTCTCGGTCCGCATACAGCGGGGCGACCGGGTTGGCATCGTCGGCCCGAATGGTGCGGGTAAAACCACCCTGTTGAATATGCTCACCGGCGGTCTCAAGCCAGATACGGGCCGGGTCCGCATGGGCACCTTTCTCGATCTTGCAACCATGGACCAGAACCGTGATGCCCTTGATCCAAAATGGACCGTAAAGCAGGCGCTGACTGGCGACTCTGGCGATAATGTCGATGTTCAGGGCACGCCGCGCCATGTCATCGGGTACATGAAAGATTTTCTGTTTTCGCCCGACATGGTCAATACGCCGATCACGGTCCTCTCCGGCGGTGAGCGCGGTCGTCTCATGTTGGCGCGTGCGTTGGCAAAAAAATCCAACCTCCTGGTCCTTGATGAGCCCACCAACGACCTCGATTTAGAGACCCTCGATCTCCTGCAAGAACTGCTGGCCGATTACGAGGGTACCGTGCTGCTGGTCAGTCACGACCGGGATTTTCTGGATCGTGTTGTGACCTCAGTGATTGCGTCTGACTCGCCGGGCCATTGGCTGGACTATGCGGGCGGATACTCGGATATGATCGCGCAACGCGGTTCGGGTGTCGAAGATATGGACAGCGCTCGTGGTGTGGCGGCTGAACAGAAATCAAAATCTAAGGGGGCAAAGCGCTCCAAGACAAATGCCAACTCCGGCTCAAGTGGCACGCGTCGTAAGCTCTCATTTAAAGATAAATTTGCGCTCGAAAGCCTGCCAAAAGAGATGGCAGGTTTGCAGACCCGTATGACCGATCTTCAGGCGCATTTGACTGATCCGGGTTTTTACGCCCGTGACCCTGATGGATTTACCAAAGCAACGGCGGAGCTGGAAGCCGCGGAAGCCCGTTTGGCAGCGGCAGAAGAAGAGTGGCTCGCTCTTGAACTTCTCCGTGAAGAGGTCGAAAGGTCTTGA
- a CDS encoding RraA family protein, whose product MHDIITDFKRPDPALIEKVAKQHVGVAGFEAGPRQVAHPDIKPLDSAWRICGPAFTVRPDYWDDRLMGELAPKYAKPGDVLVVDAGGHTEIAAWGMSMTIAAAKAGVVGIVIDGSCMNSSLLARERPQIPLFVRGVSPTAKGADHPGSLNVPVICGGVIVNPGDIILADSDGVVVLKPEMAEKIIAAAEAHDDQARSDNDQSIPYYERKKSEEKVRAFPDVTWR is encoded by the coding sequence ATGCACGACATCATCACAGACTTTAAACGGCCCGATCCGGCCCTGATCGAAAAAGTAGCTAAGCAGCATGTTGGGGTGGCCGGTTTTGAGGCTGGACCGCGTCAGGTGGCCCATCCCGATATTAAGCCGCTGGATTCCGCGTGGCGCATCTGTGGCCCGGCCTTCACCGTCAGGCCAGACTATTGGGACGACCGTTTGATGGGAGAACTCGCCCCGAAATACGCCAAGCCCGGTGACGTGTTGGTGGTGGACGCTGGCGGACACACGGAGATTGCGGCTTGGGGGATGTCCATGACCATTGCGGCGGCAAAGGCGGGGGTTGTGGGAATCGTGATTGATGGCAGTTGCATGAATTCCAGCCTGCTGGCTCGTGAACGGCCTCAGATTCCCTTGTTTGTGCGTGGGGTCTCCCCCACGGCCAAAGGCGCGGACCATCCAGGTTCCCTGAATGTGCCGGTGATTTGTGGCGGTGTGATTGTTAACCCTGGTGATATTATTCTCGCTGATTCTGATGGGGTCGTTGTGCTCAAACCAGAGATGGCGGAAAAAATAATAGCTGCGGCTGAAGCCCATGATGACCAGGCCCGCAGCGACAACGATCAGAGTATTCCCTATTACGAGCGCAAAAAGAGTGAAGAAAAGGTTCGGGCGTTTCCAGACGTGACGTGGCGCTAA
- a CDS encoding TRAP transporter small permease: protein MSETSHDTRTSTQLLDRAVDTMAIIGFTGLVIIAFMTVVDVFLRYMGLPRIPGLNDIEEVAFAIVIASCFPAGLKKGNAVTVRVLGKILGPKAHSKLDVIGAAFMLTFFVLTAWQFVAFTIDYAATNRTTSTLEWSVTPVWSVVSLIMVACVLVQSWVLRETVSAAKAGKPIEHEAESL from the coding sequence ATGTCTGAGACCTCACACGACACCCGCACCTCGACGCAACTCCTAGATCGTGCTGTGGATACTATGGCCATCATCGGATTTACCGGTCTAGTCATTATTGCGTTCATGACCGTGGTCGATGTGTTTCTGCGCTACATGGGTCTGCCTCGCATCCCGGGCCTGAATGATATCGAAGAAGTAGCCTTTGCTATTGTTATCGCCAGCTGCTTTCCAGCTGGCTTAAAAAAAGGCAACGCTGTGACTGTACGTGTGCTTGGAAAAATCTTAGGGCCCAAAGCGCACAGCAAGCTTGATGTCATTGGCGCAGCATTCATGCTGACCTTCTTTGTGCTGACCGCCTGGCAATTTGTTGCCTTTACTATTGATTACGCCGCCACAAACCGCACGACATCAACATTGGAGTGGTCTGTCACGCCGGTCTGGAGCGTCGTCAGCCTGATTATGGTCGCTTGTGTTTTGGTCCAAAGTTGGGTGCTGAGAGAAACCGTGTCAGCGGCCAAGGCTGGCAAACCCATCGAACATGAAGCAGAATCACTCTAG
- the pspF gene encoding phage shock protein operon transcriptional activator, protein MTDRPAPLGQSPAFLTHMDELSRVAPIDRPVLIIGERGTGKELSAARVHYLSGRWGGPFVAINCAAIPDSLLEAELFGVEPGAFTGAAQRRAGRFERADGGTLFLDEVGNAPMAVQEKILRVIEYGEFERLGGSETISVSVRIVAATNADLPALAAAGKFREDLLDRLAFDVLTLPPLRARTGDVPMLTDVFGRAMANELDWPVFPGFNAAAIAALDSHPWPGNVRELRNVVERAVASCEPSGQPIDDTAIILDPFASPYRMVAFTPNAHASATEVVPVKNAGENIPGRMPCDFKTETAAFEKRILETALDACRHNQKSAAEHLGLTYNQLRNSLRKHGLLPSQEEAP, encoded by the coding sequence ATGACAGATCGCCCCGCACCTCTTGGTCAATCCCCGGCCTTTCTGACCCATATGGACGAGTTGTCCCGGGTCGCGCCTATTGATCGCCCGGTTCTGATTATCGGCGAGCGTGGCACGGGTAAGGAACTCTCCGCGGCCCGGGTGCATTATCTTTCCGGACGCTGGGGTGGACCCTTCGTGGCCATCAACTGCGCCGCAATTCCAGACTCTTTGTTGGAAGCCGAACTGTTCGGGGTCGAGCCGGGCGCGTTTACAGGCGCCGCCCAGCGGCGGGCCGGACGGTTCGAGCGGGCCGATGGTGGCACGTTGTTTCTGGATGAGGTCGGCAACGCGCCCATGGCCGTTCAGGAGAAGATTCTCCGAGTTATTGAATACGGCGAGTTTGAGCGCCTTGGCGGATCTGAAACCATCAGTGTGTCCGTGCGCATTGTTGCAGCTACCAACGCTGACCTTCCCGCCCTCGCCGCCGCCGGAAAATTCAGAGAGGACTTGCTCGACCGCCTGGCCTTTGATGTTCTCACTTTGCCGCCGCTTAGGGCGCGCACCGGTGATGTGCCAATGCTGACAGACGTATTTGGGCGTGCGATGGCAAATGAACTCGATTGGCCGGTGTTTCCCGGGTTCAACGCTGCGGCTATTGCCGCTCTGGACTCGCACCCCTGGCCGGGCAATGTGCGGGAGTTGAGGAACGTTGTGGAGCGCGCGGTGGCATCCTGTGAACCTTCTGGGCAGCCCATCGACGACACTGCGATTATTCTCGACCCCTTTGCATCTCCCTACCGCATGGTTGCCTTTACGCCCAATGCACACGCATCTGCGACCGAGGTCGTGCCAGTGAAAAACGCAGGTGAAAATATACCGGGTCGTATGCCCTGTGATTTTAAAACGGAAACCGCTGCTTTTGAGAAGCGCATTCTTGAAACGGCGCTGGATGCGTGTCGGCACAACCAAAAAAGCGCCGCCGAGCATCTGGGCCTGACCTATAATCAGCTGCGCAACAGTTTACGTAAGCACGGCCTGCTGCCCAGTCAGGAGGAAGCCCCGTGA
- a CDS encoding TRAP transporter substrate-binding protein produces the protein MRFFNTLTVSFSLFICGFIGLPAHAQPKETMTLRVSAYLSPLSHSVAHIYKPWMERITEASNGRIKFETFWGGGLGRNPYKQFDLVKAGITDIGLVQPSYTPGQFPQLQAFELPFMMRSSTEASLVAWRLYERGLLKGFEDVKLIGLWTAEPSNLYTRDPIKSYKDIARMKIRSVGRLEGDFLSKMDSVPEALHPADAVEALRRGTIDGAIQGWIAINTFQTYRETSYVITAPLGTVTFGIMMNKDKWEQVPADLQQIINDNSGDYIALLGGQAYDQKQAEISAQLRADEHLIFVDADPAELEEMQTYVKPIADTWAERTPFGAETYEAIQDILKDLRRRERQS, from the coding sequence ATGCGCTTTTTTAATACGTTGACCGTTTCCTTCAGTCTCTTCATCTGTGGTTTTATTGGCCTGCCTGCTCACGCACAGCCTAAAGAGACAATGACGCTCCGGGTTTCTGCCTATCTGTCTCCGCTAAGTCATAGCGTTGCGCATATTTATAAACCCTGGATGGAGCGCATCACTGAAGCCTCAAACGGACGCATCAAGTTTGAAACTTTTTGGGGTGGTGGCTTGGGTCGCAATCCTTACAAGCAATTTGATCTGGTAAAGGCAGGCATCACTGACATTGGTCTGGTACAACCCAGTTACACGCCTGGTCAGTTCCCTCAACTTCAAGCGTTTGAACTGCCCTTTATGATGCGGTCATCGACAGAAGCGAGCCTGGTGGCTTGGCGTTTATATGAGCGTGGTCTGTTGAAAGGGTTTGAAGATGTCAAACTCATCGGACTGTGGACTGCAGAACCCAGCAATTTGTATACACGCGATCCCATCAAAAGTTACAAAGACATTGCCCGCATGAAAATCCGTTCCGTGGGGCGCCTTGAGGGTGACTTTCTCAGCAAGATGGATTCTGTGCCCGAAGCGCTGCACCCAGCGGATGCCGTTGAAGCGCTAAGGCGCGGCACGATTGATGGTGCAATTCAAGGCTGGATCGCCATTAATACCTTCCAGACTTACCGGGAAACCAGTTATGTCATCACCGCCCCTCTTGGCACAGTCACCTTTGGGATCATGATGAACAAAGATAAGTGGGAGCAGGTTCCTGCTGATCTGCAACAAATCATCAATGACAACAGCGGCGATTATATCGCGTTGCTGGGTGGGCAAGCGTACGATCAAAAACAGGCCGAGATTTCAGCCCAACTGAGAGCAGACGAACATCTTATTTTTGTTGATGCCGATCCTGCAGAACTCGAAGAAATGCAAACCTATGTCAAACCGATTGCAGACACCTGGGCCGAGCGCACGCCATTTGGTGCCGAAACTTATGAAGCGATCCAAGACATTCTCAAAGACCTGCGGCGTCGGGAGCGCCAATCCTGA